A stretch of DNA from Telopea speciosissima isolate NSW1024214 ecotype Mountain lineage chromosome 5, Tspe_v1, whole genome shotgun sequence:
GAGAGAGAGCATAGGGTAGTAGGTCGTTCAAGTGCTAGCTATAACTTTCTGGATTCTGACCCTAGTGCCTAATCTATGATAATGGTGGATATTTACAGGCTGGCACCAATACCTACCTTGGCTCTTCCAAGTTGCCTTAGTTTGCAATCAATTGTTTGGTTAGGTAGTATAGTCAATAAGAAGTGGATTGGTTCTTGACTTACAGAAATGAATGCAATCTATTTAGCTCTAGCAGGGGTTTTAGATCTCCAAAATCTCCTCCTTACCCTATCAAATACTGGTTAATCTCCAAtccagacaaaaaaaaaaaaaacccaatgcACTAGGTTCCCACTACTATAGGAGTTTTATTAATCTAAAGCTCCTCCTCTTGATTTAAAAGAATGAGAAATGAGTTTAAATTGGAAAGCCATATTGGATTTAATTGTTCATGAAGGCAtgagagattagaatttagttgcAAAACAATCAGTTTGCTCCTTGATTTTTCGAGGATAAACCTGTATTTTTGCTCCCAAACTTTTAGAGCACAACCATATTAAAACACGTATTAAGCACATATCGTATCATTGTCGTACACATTTTATTGCATCAGATTTTTGGAAACATATTATTGCCGTATGAATCAATTGATGGATGTACGTATCTGTTTCCGTATTATTATCATACCCGAACTTGCTAACTACGTCCATGACTACTCATGAGATCGATACTCATGAGCTCTATcgatctctccctcttgtgttctcccctcccctgcctTTGCTTTAGCAGAACCAATCTCCCACTGCTGCGCAACATGAGAGAGGCAATTCCGAGAAGACCCACCGTCACCCACCGCTCTCAACCCACTCTCCTTCACTTCCTTCATTTTTCTCCTCAGtgcttccccttccccttccttttCCATCACCAATCTCACCAGCTTCTCTATCTCTTCCCTTCCCACGACCCTCTTCGTTGGCAACTCCTTCGTTCTCACCGCCACCCCTACTTCCTCCTCCAGCATCGTCGCATTCATCTTCTGCTCCGCATACAGTGGCCACGCGATCATTGGCACTCCGTTCACTATGCTTTCCAGCGTTGAATTCCATCCACAATGTGATAAGAACCCTCCAATCGATGGATGGCTCAACACCtccacctgcggggcccacatGGGGACTACCAACCCTACCTCTCGGGTCCGAGTCAAGAACCCGTCCGGCAGATACCTTGACAGCCCATCGTTTCCGTCTGTGCCGCCACCCAATACGTTGAAGTAAGCCCCATCCTTCCCTGCCGGCGGACGCACCACCCAAAGAAATCGTTTCCCACTCAGCTCCAACCCGAATGCAAACTCAGTGAGTTGCTCCTCCGACATTGTTCCGGCGCTCCCCAACGATACGAAAATCACCGACTCCACGGTTTGTTCATCCAGCCACACCAGACACTCTGCACGTGATTGTTCACAAGGTGGGTCCGATGAGTTCACTATTGGGCCCACCGGATAAATCGGAAGGGGTAAGATCCGACGTAGGATTGGATCCTCTCGAAGGGCTCTGAGTGTTGTTGGTTCCAAGTCTTCCCACGTGTTTATCAGTATCGCATCTGCCAAGGGTATCGTGCATCCTATATGTAGATAGTAGTCATACTGGTCGTCTTTCCGGTCCATCATTGGGTCAACCAAGTCCTCCACCCGAATCGGCTTGCAACCTGGGATGCGAACCGGCTCTTGCATGTCCACGTACTCACCCTCTATCTCCTTATGCAGCGTCGGCACATACACCGTCAACGCCAAAAGCGTTGCCGGCGGAGCAATGTAAACGTATTTGGGGATGCCAAGCTCGTCTGCAATGGGGAACGCGTAGGTGCCGAATATTTCGACAACCAGCACAATGGGCTGCGGTGACATTGCAGCAAGAGCAGCTCGTAAGGCTGGGATTGATTCTCTGACGGTGATACTTATACGGGAGGCGAGGCCTGTTTGGTTAGTGACGAAGGCCGATATATCGGGCGGCGAGAGATGTACGATGCGGATGGCGGAGGGGAGGTGTAGGGAATTAAAGAGTTGTGATTGGGCAGTGGTAGTGTAGGCTTCGGCTGAGGCGACTAAGATGGTGGAGTGGAAGCCATGCAGGGAGAACAAGCGCTTGGAGAAGGCTATGAGAGGGATGAGGTGGCCCATACCTGGGCTTGCAAATAATGCCACGTGTGGATTTGGATGTTGCAATTCCATGGCTCCTTTCTTGCTTGCCGCAGCAGGGATGCAGCAACTCTTGCTGGTTTTCCGTTCTATAAGTAGAAGATAGAAGAAGCCGGACTTGCATGGTCAGTAACGTCAGATTCCAAAAGGAGTAATTTCGACATCAAACAGAACAAGAATCCCATCCCATTGCATGATCACATCACACCATTGGTGAGATTTTTTCAACTGGCGTCTCTATctcatggttcgtaatcttggatcAGATCAGCCGATATCGATCGgatcaaattggtatcgatcAAAGCCAATTAGATCGATATGGCAAAGTTTGATTGGGTCGTTTTTTAGATCGGCCAATTcgattggatcggccgatcctGACTGATGTAATTaaagttttttggattttttcaaagtttttaagtttttttttttatattatcttgaacGATATTGATCAATACTGACTGATACCAATCGATATTGAGTGATTCGATCCAAATAATAGTGGCTGATCCGATCTTGAGATCACAATACCCATCAACTCTAACTGATACATGACTCAATCggtaaaaaaatgattttcgggttcttttttttttttaaacgatTCTAACTGATTTATACCGATtcgattccaatccaaaaaGATTTCGACCATGATGGATACCGAATCTGATACCTGAATTTTGAGCCTTGAGTCTATCTCCTCACCCGGTTGAGGTGGCTGGTTGctgagagaaagagacaaactTCTCCTTCTGACGAGTGAGAGGACAAAGACAAATAATCACTTTGGGTGTatagtttttaattaaaataatgcaAAGAGATAAGATGGGCTAATAAGAATCTTTTTGAGACGTTGAGTGACCATTCAAACTAGTGATGCCCCATCAAATCTGAACCATCACCTTGCCAATAAAGATTTGTAGGTCATTTTACTT
This window harbors:
- the LOC122661848 gene encoding anthocyanidin 3-O-glucosyltransferase 5-like gives rise to the protein MQEPVRIPGCKPIRVEDLVDPMMDRKDDQYDYYLHIGCTIPLADAILINTWEDLEPTTLRALREDPILRRILPLPIYPVGPIVNSSDPPCEQSRAECLVWLDEQTVESVIFVSLGSAGTMSEEQLTEFAFGLELSGKRFLWVVRPPAGKDGAYFNVLGGGTDGNDGLSRYLPDGFLTRTREVGLVVPMWAPQVEVLSHPSIGGFLSHCGWNSTLESIVNGVPMIAWPLYAEQKMNATMLEEEVGVAVRTKELPTKRVVGREEIEKLVRLVMEKEGEGEALRRKMKEVKESGLRAVGDGGSSRNCLSHVAQQWEIGSAKAKAGEGRTQEGEIDRAHEYRSHE